A stretch of the Bradyrhizobium sp. CCBAU 53351 genome encodes the following:
- a CDS encoding heme ABC transporter permease yields the protein MTLIDLANPTRFLALTARVLPWLAAATVVLLAIGLYQAALAPDDYQQGATVKIMFIHVPNAWLSMFVWGVMSIASLGTLVWRHPLADVAAKAAAPIGAAFTFLALLTGSLWGRPMWGTYWEWDARLTSVLILFLMYLGLMALWRAVDDPSRAARAAAVLTLVGAINLPIIKFSVDWWNTLHQPASVMRMGGSALDKSFLIPLLVMAIAFTLLFVTLHLAAMRNEILRRRVRSLQMMQASRVAFSSEIGAGARGQNASNEVGAA from the coding sequence ATGACACTGATCGACCTCGCCAACCCCACGCGGTTCCTCGCGCTGACAGCGCGGGTCCTGCCGTGGCTTGCGGCCGCGACCGTCGTCCTGCTCGCGATCGGTCTCTATCAAGCCGCGCTCGCACCCGACGACTACCAGCAGGGCGCGACGGTGAAGATCATGTTCATCCACGTGCCCAATGCCTGGCTGTCGATGTTCGTCTGGGGCGTGATGAGCATCGCCTCGCTGGGAACGCTGGTGTGGCGTCATCCGCTCGCCGACGTCGCCGCCAAGGCGGCCGCGCCGATCGGCGCCGCCTTCACCTTCCTCGCGCTGCTCACGGGCTCGCTGTGGGGCCGGCCGATGTGGGGCACCTATTGGGAATGGGACGCGCGGCTCACCTCGGTGCTGATTCTCTTCCTGATGTATCTCGGCCTGATGGCGCTGTGGCGGGCGGTCGACGATCCCTCGCGCGCGGCCCGCGCCGCCGCGGTGCTGACCCTGGTCGGCGCGATCAATTTGCCGATCATCAAATTCTCCGTCGACTGGTGGAACACGCTGCACCAGCCCGCCTCGGTGATGCGCATGGGCGGATCGGCCCTCGACAAATCCTTCCTGATTCCGCTGCTGGTGATGGCGATCGCCTTCACGCTGCTGTTCGTCACGCTGCATCTGGCCGCGATGCGCAACGAGATCCTGCGCCGCCGCGTCCGCTCGCTGCAGATGATGCAGGCGAGCCGTGTCGCGTTCTCGAGCGAGATCGGTGCCGGCGCGCGCGGACAAAACGCGTCGAACGAAGTCGGGGCCGCATGA
- a CDS encoding RluA family pseudouridine synthase, giving the protein MLDVPQLSADEIMARVLHRDGLMLIIDKPAGLPVHRGPKGGANLEDSFDALRFGLPRPPVLAHRLDKDTSGCLVLGRHRKATASLGLLFKHGKIGKTYWTVVEGGPTEDEGTIDMPLGRLNAERGWWQKPDPEGQKAITNWKVMGRGDGFTWLAMEPVTGRTHQLRVHSSATGWPIFGDNIYGNGPRFGEPKLHLHSREIVVPVSRNKEPVRVVAPAPPHMHEKLRACGWNGE; this is encoded by the coding sequence TTGCTCGATGTTCCCCAATTGTCCGCCGACGAGATCATGGCCCGCGTGCTCCATCGCGACGGCCTGATGCTGATCATCGACAAGCCGGCCGGCCTTCCCGTGCATCGCGGCCCCAAGGGCGGCGCCAATCTGGAGGATTCCTTCGACGCGCTGCGTTTCGGCCTGCCGCGGCCGCCGGTGCTGGCCCACCGGCTGGACAAGGACACCTCCGGCTGCCTCGTGCTCGGCCGCCATCGCAAGGCGACCGCCTCGCTCGGCCTGCTCTTCAAGCACGGCAAGATCGGCAAGACCTACTGGACCGTGGTCGAGGGCGGGCCCACTGAAGACGAAGGAACCATCGACATGCCGCTCGGCCGGCTCAATGCCGAGCGCGGCTGGTGGCAGAAGCCGGACCCGGAAGGGCAAAAGGCGATCACCAACTGGAAGGTGATGGGCCGCGGCGACGGTTTCACCTGGCTCGCCATGGAACCGGTCACGGGGCGGACCCATCAATTGCGGGTACATTCGTCCGCGACGGGCTGGCCGATCTTCGGCGATAACATTTACGGCAACGGCCCGCGCTTCGGCGAGCCGAAGCTGCATTTGCATTCCCGCGAGATCGTGGTGCCGGTCTCCCGGAACAAGGAGCCGGTCCGCGTCGTGGCGCCGGCGCCGCCGCATATGCACGAGAAGCTCAGGGCCTGCGGCTGGAATGGGGAATAG
- the ccmA gene encoding heme ABC exporter ATP-binding protein CcmA: MQLSGHGVACVRGGRQVFAGLDFAAVSGEAVAVVGRNGSGKTSLLRLIAGLLVPAEGKIALAGGDPELTLPEQCHYLGHRDALKPALSVAENLTFWAEFLGGERFDFAESLAIVGLAHATHLPAGFLSAGQRRRLSLARLLTVRRPVWLLDEPTNALDVAGQDMFGDLMREHLSRGGMIVAATHAPLGIESRELRIGGVA; this comes from the coding sequence ATGCAGCTCTCCGGACACGGGGTCGCCTGCGTGCGGGGCGGCCGCCAGGTGTTCGCCGGGCTCGATTTCGCCGCGGTCTCCGGCGAGGCCGTGGCGGTCGTCGGCCGCAACGGATCGGGCAAGACCTCGCTGCTGCGGCTGATCGCCGGCCTGCTCGTGCCGGCGGAAGGCAAGATCGCGCTGGCGGGCGGCGATCCCGAGCTGACGCTGCCCGAGCAGTGCCACTATCTCGGCCATCGCGATGCCCTCAAGCCGGCGCTCAGCGTGGCCGAAAATCTGACCTTTTGGGCCGAATTTCTCGGCGGCGAGCGTTTTGACTTCGCCGAGAGCCTCGCCATTGTCGGTCTCGCGCACGCCACCCACCTGCCCGCCGGCTTCCTGTCGGCCGGCCAGCGCCGCCGCCTGTCGCTGGCGCGCCTGCTGACTGTCCGCCGCCCGGTCTGGCTCTTGGACGAGCCGACCAACGCGCTGGATGTGGCGGGACAGGACATGTTCGGCGACCTGATGCGCGAGCACCTGTCGCGCGGCGGCATGATCGTCGCGGCGACCCACGCGCCGTTGGGGATTGAGTCGCGGGAGCTGCGGATCGGGGGTGTGGCGTGA
- the ccmB gene encoding heme exporter protein CcmB — protein sequence MTALSAIVRRDIRIALRVGGGALIGVLFFLTVVVLMPFAVGPDLALLSRLGPAILWLGALLASLLTLDRLFMADHEDGSLDLITMSRTPLELACAAKALAHWLAAGLPLIVATPVLGLLLNLDMVATGAVALTLLAGTPALTFTGMIGAALAVTLHRGGLLMAVLVLPLSIPVLIFGVAASQAVIVGPMTFGAPFSILCALSLVSLVIGPFAAAASLRHGLD from the coding sequence ATGACCGCCCTGTCCGCCATCGTCCGCCGGGACATCCGGATCGCGCTCCGCGTCGGCGGCGGGGCGCTGATCGGGGTGCTGTTCTTCCTGACCGTGGTGGTGCTGATGCCGTTCGCAGTGGGGCCCGATCTGGCGCTGCTGTCGCGGCTGGGGCCGGCCATCCTCTGGCTCGGAGCGCTGCTGGCGAGCCTGCTCACCCTCGACCGGCTGTTCATGGCCGACCACGAGGACGGCTCGCTCGACCTGATCACGATGAGCCGGACGCCGCTGGAACTCGCCTGTGCCGCCAAGGCACTGGCGCATTGGCTGGCCGCCGGCCTGCCGCTGATTGTCGCAACCCCCGTGCTCGGCCTCCTGCTCAACCTCGACATGGTCGCGACCGGCGCGGTGGCGCTGACGCTTCTGGCGGGTACCCCGGCGCTGACGTTTACCGGTATGATCGGCGCGGCGCTGGCGGTGACGCTGCACCGCGGCGGGCTGCTGATGGCGGTGCTGGTGCTGCCGCTGTCGATTCCCGTGCTGATTTTCGGCGTAGCGGCCTCGCAGGCCGTGATCGTCGGCCCGATGACCTTCGGCGCGCCGTTCTCGATCCTGTGCGCGCTGTCGCTGGTCAGCCTCGTGATCGGCCCCTTCGCAGCCGCGGCGAGCCTGCGGCATGGACTTGATTAG
- a CDS encoding thioredoxin family protein, with protein MTTMTASHLVSRWSGALWSSALGLCAIVAVVVPASADPRAVVELFTSQGCSSCPPADQIIGDLSKDPSIIALSMPIDYWDYLGWKDTLADSRFSARQRAYSKMRGDREVYTPQVVVNGSTHVIGSDRTSIENAIGKTDKGVGVMSVPVTMSLAGKQINVSVAASKEPAVSHGEVWICSIAKSVPIAITRGENRGQQVTYHNVVRNLLKVGDWTGRSESWTVPIENLTRDGVDGAVVYVQDGSRERPGPMLGAAYTSLH; from the coding sequence ATGACAACAATGACGGCTTCTCATCTGGTTTCACGTTGGTCCGGTGCCCTCTGGTCGAGTGCTCTCGGCCTTTGTGCCATCGTCGCCGTCGTCGTTCCCGCCTCTGCCGATCCCCGCGCCGTTGTCGAATTGTTTACCTCGCAAGGCTGCTCCTCCTGTCCGCCCGCCGACCAGATCATCGGCGATCTCTCCAAGGATCCGTCGATCATCGCGCTGAGCATGCCGATCGATTATTGGGACTATCTCGGCTGGAAGGACACGCTGGCGGATTCGCGCTTCTCTGCACGACAGCGTGCCTATTCGAAGATGCGCGGCGACCGCGAGGTCTACACCCCGCAGGTCGTGGTCAACGGCTCCACCCATGTCATCGGCAGCGACCGTACCAGCATCGAGAATGCGATCGGCAAGACCGACAAGGGTGTGGGCGTGATGAGCGTGCCGGTGACGATGTCGCTCGCGGGCAAGCAGATCAACGTCTCGGTGGCCGCGAGCAAAGAGCCGGCCGTCTCGCATGGCGAGGTCTGGATCTGCTCAATCGCCAAGTCGGTCCCGATCGCAATCACCCGCGGCGAGAATCGCGGGCAGCAGGTCACCTATCACAACGTGGTGCGCAACCTGCTCAAGGTCGGTGACTGGACCGGACGTTCGGAAAGCTGGACGGTGCCGATCGAGAATTTGACGCGCGACGGCGTCGACGGCGCGGTGGTCTACGTCCAGGACGGCAGCCGCGAGCGGCCGGGCCCAATGCTCGGCGCGGCATACACGTCGCTGCATTGA
- the ccmD gene encoding heme exporter protein CcmD codes for MIMSLGPYASFIVTSYAAAALVVAILIGWIALDHRNQTQRLRELEERGITRRSGRSATELR; via the coding sequence ATGATCATGTCGCTGGGTCCCTATGCCTCCTTCATCGTGACGTCCTATGCCGCCGCGGCCCTCGTGGTCGCGATCCTGATCGGCTGGATCGCGCTCGACCATCGCAACCAGACGCAGCGCCTGCGCGAGCTGGAGGAGCGCGGCATCACGCGCCGTTCCGGCCGCAGCGCGACGGAATTGCGATGA
- a CDS encoding DsbE family thiol:disulfide interchange protein, whose product MTDQPASAPPQRRTVLMVLPLIAFIGLALLFWFRLGSGDISRIPSALIGRPVPQTVLPPLEGLQADNAHVPGLDPAAFKGKVSLVNVWASWCVPCHDEAPLLTELAKDKRFQLVGINYKDTADNARRFLGRYGNPFGRVGVDANGRASIEWGVYGVPETFVVGREGTIVYKLVGPVTAQNLKTVLMPELEKALKAGS is encoded by the coding sequence ATGACCGATCAACCTGCCTCCGCGCCGCCGCAGCGCCGCACCGTCCTGATGGTGCTGCCGCTGATCGCCTTCATCGGACTTGCGCTGCTGTTCTGGTTCCGGCTCGGCAGCGGCGATATCTCTCGGATCCCCTCCGCGCTGATCGGTCGTCCGGTGCCGCAGACCGTGCTGCCGCCACTCGAGGGATTGCAGGCCGACAACGCGCACGTACCGGGGCTCGATCCCGCCGCGTTCAAGGGCAAGGTCAGTCTCGTCAATGTCTGGGCGTCCTGGTGCGTGCCCTGTCATGACGAAGCACCGCTTCTGACCGAACTGGCAAAAGACAAGCGCTTCCAGCTGGTCGGCATCAATTACAAGGACACGGCCGACAATGCGCGCCGCTTCCTCGGCCGCTACGGCAACCCGTTCGGCCGCGTCGGCGTGGACGCCAACGGCCGCGCCTCGATCGAATGGGGCGTCTACGGCGTGCCGGAAACCTTCGTCGTCGGCCGCGAGGGCACCATCGTCTACAAGCTGGTCGGCCCGGTCACGGCGCAAAACCTCAAGACGGTGCTGATGCCGGAGCTGGAGAAGGCGCTCAAGGCAGGAAGCTGA
- the acnA gene encoding aconitate hydratase AcnA, whose amino-acid sequence MTSLDSFKCKKTLKVGAKTYVYYSLPTAEKNGLKGISKLPYSMKVLLENLLRNEDGRSVKKEDIVAVSKWLRKKSLEHEIAFRPARVLMQDFTGVPAVVDLAAMRNAMQKLGGDAEKINPLVPVDLVIDHSVIVNFFGDNKAFGKNVTEEYKQNQERYEFLKWGQKAFSNFSVVPPGTGICHQVNLEYLSQTVWTKKEKMTVGKKTGTFEVAYPDSLVGTDSHTTMVNGLAVLGWGVGGIEAEACMLGQPLSMLLPNVVGFKLKGAMKEGVTATDLVLTVTQMLRKLGVVGKFVEFFGPGLDNLSVADKATIANMAPEYGATCGFFPVDAAAIDYLKTSGRAAPRVALVQAYAKAQGLFRTAKSPDPVFTETLTLDLADVVPSMAGPKRPEGRIALPSVAEGFSLALGTEYKKAEEPNKRFSVEGKDFEIGHGDVVIAAITSCTNTSNPSVLIGAGLLARNAAAKGLKAKPWVKTSLAPGSQVVAGYLADSGLQKDLDKVGFNLVGFGCTTCIGNSGPLPEEISKSINDNGIVAAAVLSGNRNFEGRVSPDVQANYLASPPLVVAHALAGSVTKNLAVEPIGEGKDGKPVYLKDIWPTTKEINAFMKKFVTSTIFKKKYADVFKGDANWRKIKTVESETYRWNMSSTYVQNPPYFDGMKKEPEPVTDIVEARILAMFGDKITTDHISPAGSIKLTSPAGKYLSEHQVRPADFNQYGTRRGNHEVMMRGTFANIRIKNFMLKGADGNIPEGGLTKHWPDGEQMSIYDAAMKYQQEQVPLVVFAGAEYGNGSSRDWAAKGTRLLGVRAVICQSFERIHRSNLVGMGVLPLTFEEGTSWSSLGLKGDEKVTLRGLQGDLKPRQKLTAEIVSGDGSLQRVSLLCRIDTLDELDYYRNGGILHYVLRKLAA is encoded by the coding sequence ATGACCTCGCTCGACAGCTTCAAATGCAAAAAGACCCTCAAGGTCGGCGCCAAGACCTATGTCTATTACAGCCTGCCCACGGCCGAGAAGAATGGTCTGAAGGGAATTTCCAAACTTCCCTACTCGATGAAGGTCCTGCTCGAGAACCTGCTGCGCAACGAGGACGGCCGTTCGGTCAAGAAAGAGGACATCGTCGCCGTCTCGAAATGGCTGCGCAAGAAGTCGCTGGAGCATGAGATTGCGTTCCGCCCGGCGCGGGTGCTGATGCAGGATTTCACCGGCGTGCCGGCGGTGGTCGATCTCGCCGCGATGCGCAACGCGATGCAGAAGCTCGGCGGCGACGCCGAGAAGATCAATCCGCTGGTGCCGGTCGACCTCGTCATCGACCACTCCGTGATCGTGAACTTCTTCGGCGACAACAAGGCTTTCGGCAAGAACGTCACCGAAGAGTACAAGCAGAACCAGGAGCGCTACGAGTTCCTGAAGTGGGGCCAGAAGGCGTTCTCGAACTTCTCCGTCGTGCCGCCCGGCACCGGCATCTGCCACCAGGTCAATCTCGAATATCTCTCCCAGACGGTGTGGACCAAGAAGGAGAAGATGACGGTCGGCAAGAAGACCGGCACCTTCGAGGTCGCATACCCTGACTCGCTGGTCGGCACCGACTCCCACACCACCATGGTCAATGGTCTGGCCGTGCTCGGCTGGGGCGTCGGCGGGATCGAGGCGGAAGCCTGCATGCTCGGCCAGCCGCTGTCGATGCTGCTGCCCAACGTCGTCGGCTTCAAGCTGAAGGGCGCGATGAAGGAAGGCGTCACCGCGACCGACCTCGTGCTGACAGTCACGCAGATGCTGCGCAAGCTCGGTGTGGTCGGCAAGTTCGTCGAGTTCTTCGGCCCCGGTCTCGACAATCTCTCGGTCGCCGACAAGGCGACGATCGCCAACATGGCGCCCGAATATGGCGCGACCTGCGGCTTCTTCCCGGTCGATGCCGCCGCGATCGACTACCTCAAGACGTCGGGGCGCGCCGCGCCGCGCGTTGCACTGGTGCAGGCCTATGCCAAGGCGCAAGGGCTGTTCCGCACCGCCAAGTCGCCCGATCCGGTGTTCACGGAAACGCTGACGCTCGATCTCGCCGACGTCGTGCCGTCGATGGCCGGTCCGAAGCGCCCCGAAGGCCGCATCGCGCTGCCGTCGGTCGCCGAAGGCTTCTCGCTCGCGCTCGGCACGGAATACAAGAAGGCCGAGGAGCCCAACAAGCGCTTTTCCGTCGAGGGCAAGGATTTCGAGATCGGCCATGGCGACGTCGTGATCGCCGCCATCACCTCCTGCACCAACACCTCGAACCCGAGCGTGCTGATCGGCGCCGGCCTCTTGGCCCGTAACGCCGCCGCGAAGGGCCTGAAGGCAAAACCGTGGGTGAAGACCTCGCTCGCCCCCGGCAGCCAGGTCGTCGCGGGCTATCTCGCCGATTCCGGCTTGCAGAAGGATCTCGACAAGGTCGGCTTCAACCTGGTCGGCTTCGGCTGCACCACCTGCATCGGCAATTCCGGTCCGCTGCCCGAGGAGATCTCGAAGTCGATCAACGACAACGGCATCGTCGCCGCCGCCGTGCTGTCCGGCAACCGCAACTTCGAAGGCCGCGTCTCGCCCGACGTGCAGGCGAACTATCTCGCTTCGCCCCCGCTGGTCGTCGCCCACGCGCTCGCGGGCAGCGTTACCAAAAACCTTGCCGTCGAGCCGATCGGCGAGGGCAAGGACGGCAAGCCGGTGTACCTCAAGGACATCTGGCCCACGACGAAGGAAATCAACGCCTTCATGAAGAAGTTCGTGACCTCGACGATCTTCAAGAAGAAGTATGCCGACGTGTTCAAGGGCGACGCCAACTGGCGCAAGATCAAGACGGTCGAGAGCGAGACCTATCGCTGGAACATGTCTTCGACCTACGTGCAGAACCCGCCCTATTTCGACGGCATGAAGAAGGAGCCGGAGCCGGTCACCGACATCGTCGAGGCGCGCATCCTCGCCATGTTCGGCGACAAGATCACCACCGACCACATCTCGCCGGCCGGTTCGATCAAGCTCACCTCGCCCGCGGGCAAATATCTCAGCGAGCACCAGGTGCGTCCCGCCGACTTCAACCAGTACGGCACGCGCCGCGGCAACCATGAAGTGATGATGCGCGGCACCTTTGCCAACATCCGCATCAAGAACTTCATGCTGAAGGGCGCCGACGGCAACATCCCCGAAGGCGGCCTCACCAAGCATTGGCCCGACGGCGAGCAGATGTCGATCTACGACGCCGCGATGAAGTACCAGCAGGAGCAGGTGCCGCTGGTGGTGTTCGCCGGCGCCGAATACGGCAACGGCTCCTCGCGCGACTGGGCTGCCAAGGGCACGCGCCTGCTCGGCGTGCGCGCCGTGATCTGCCAGAGCTTCGAGCGCATCCATCGCTCCAACCTGGTCGGTATGGGCGTGCTGCCGCTGACCTTCGAGGAAGGCACCTCCTGGTCGTCGCTCGGCCTGAAGGGCGATGAGAAGGTCACGCTGCGCGGCCTGCAGGGCGACCTCAAGCCGCGTCAGAAGCTGACCGCGGAGATCGTCTCCGGCGACGGCTCGTTGCAGCGCGTTTCGCTGCTCTGCCGCATCGATACGCTGGACGAGCTCGACTACTACCGCAACGGCGGTATCCTGCACTACGTGCTGCGCAAGCTCGCGGCCTAA
- a CDS encoding septation protein A, whose product MDKTQPHPLFKLATELGPLLVFFFVNAKFNLFAATGAFMVAIVAAMAASYVVTRHIPIMAIVTGVIVLVFGTLTLVLHDETFIKLKPTIIYGLFAAILGGGLLFGRSFIAVMFDQMFNLTPQGWRILTLRWALFFAGMAVLNEIIWRTQSTDFWVNFKVFGVTPLTMIFAVAQMPLTKRYHLEPVSLEASEAEAGDVSKG is encoded by the coding sequence ATGGACAAGACCCAGCCGCATCCGCTGTTCAAGCTGGCGACCGAGCTCGGTCCGCTGCTCGTGTTCTTCTTCGTCAATGCGAAGTTCAATCTGTTCGCGGCAACCGGCGCCTTCATGGTCGCGATCGTGGCGGCGATGGCGGCGTCCTATGTGGTGACGCGCCATATCCCGATCATGGCGATCGTCACCGGCGTGATCGTGCTGGTGTTCGGCACGCTGACCCTGGTGCTGCACGACGAGACCTTCATCAAGCTCAAGCCGACCATCATCTACGGCCTGTTCGCCGCGATCCTCGGCGGCGGCCTGCTGTTCGGCCGCTCCTTCATCGCCGTGATGTTCGACCAGATGTTCAATCTGACGCCGCAGGGCTGGCGCATCCTGACCCTGCGCTGGGCGCTGTTCTTCGCCGGCATGGCGGTGCTAAACGAGATCATCTGGCGCACGCAAAGCACCGACTTCTGGGTGAACTTCAAGGTGTTCGGCGTCACCCCGCTGACCATGATCTTCGCCGTCGCCCAGATGCCGCTGACCAAGCGCTATCACCTCGAGCCGGTGTCACTGGAGGCCAGCGAGGCCGAAGCGGGGGACGTGAGCAAGGGGTAG
- the ftsY gene encoding signal recognition particle-docking protein FtsY — MNDTTSDPPKLSWWRRLSNGLKRTSSSLGTAVADLVTKRKLDRAMLDDIEDVLLRADLGTSVAVRIADAVGTGRYDKAISADEVKDVVATEVEKVLSPVAKPLVIDAAKKPFVILVVGVNGSGKTTTIGKLSQKFASEGRKVMLAAGDTFRAAAIEQLKVWGDRTKTPVVAGAQGSDSASLAFNALTAAKEQGIDVLLIDTAGRLQNKAELMNELEKVVRVIRKVDDTAPHAVLLVLDATVGQNALSQVEAFHRTAGVTGLVMTKLDGTARGGILVALAEKFKLPVHFIGVGEGVDDLAPFTARDFARAIAGIES; from the coding sequence ATGAACGATACCACGTCAGATCCCCCCAAGCTGAGCTGGTGGCGCCGCCTGTCCAACGGGCTGAAGCGCACCTCGTCCTCGCTCGGGACCGCGGTCGCCGACCTCGTCACCAAGCGCAAGCTGGACCGCGCCATGCTCGACGACATCGAGGACGTGCTGCTGCGCGCCGACCTCGGCACGTCAGTCGCGGTGCGGATCGCGGACGCGGTCGGCACCGGCCGTTACGACAAGGCGATCTCGGCCGACGAGGTCAAGGACGTCGTCGCGACCGAGGTCGAGAAGGTGCTGTCGCCGGTGGCAAAGCCGCTCGTGATCGACGCGGCCAAGAAGCCGTTCGTCATCCTCGTGGTCGGCGTCAACGGCTCCGGCAAGACCACCACGATCGGAAAGCTCTCGCAGAAATTCGCCTCCGAAGGCCGCAAGGTGATGCTGGCCGCCGGCGACACGTTTCGCGCGGCAGCGATCGAGCAGCTCAAGGTGTGGGGCGACCGGACGAAGACGCCCGTCGTCGCGGGGGCGCAAGGCTCGGATTCGGCGAGCCTCGCCTTCAACGCGCTCACCGCGGCGAAGGAGCAGGGCATCGACGTGCTCTTGATCGACACCGCCGGGCGTCTGCAAAACAAGGCCGAGCTGATGAACGAGCTCGAAAAGGTCGTGCGCGTCATCCGCAAGGTGGACGACACTGCGCCGCATGCCGTCCTGCTGGTGCTTGATGCGACCGTCGGCCAGAACGCGCTGTCGCAGGTCGAGGCGTTCCATCGCACCGCCGGGGTCACCGGCCTCGTGATGACCAAGCTCGACGGCACCGCGCGTGGCGGCATCCTGGTGGCGCTCGCGGAGAAATTCAAACTGCCGGTGCACTTCATCGGCGTCGGCGAAGGCGTCGACGATCTCGCGCCGTTCACCGCGCGCGACTTCGCCCGCGCCATCGCCGGAATCGAAAGCTAG
- a CDS encoding DUF2794 domain-containing protein: protein MSLMSEDADPSEQRAAARPAAANAQQLSRVTFNRLELHRILNLYGRMVADGEWRDYAIDFLKDRAVFSVYRRASEVPIYRIEKDPRLARKQGMYSVISATGLILRRGHELERVLLVIDRKLAVV, encoded by the coding sequence ATGAGTCTGATGTCGGAGGATGCCGATCCGAGCGAGCAGCGCGCGGCGGCGCGCCCCGCCGCTGCGAATGCGCAACAACTGAGCCGGGTGACGTTCAACCGGCTCGAGCTGCACCGCATTCTCAATCTCTACGGCCGCATGGTCGCCGACGGCGAGTGGCGCGATTACGCCATCGACTTCCTGAAGGACCGCGCGGTGTTCTCGGTCTATCGCCGCGCCTCGGAAGTGCCGATCTATCGCATCGAGAAGGATCCGCGGCTGGCGCGCAAGCAGGGCATGTACAGCGTGATCTCGGCGACGGGCCTGATCCTGCGCCGCGGCCACGAGCTCGAGCGCGTGCTGCTGGTGATCGACCGGAAACTGGCAGTGGTGTAG
- a CDS encoding DUF2336 domain-containing protein has protein sequence MSTAGLSIIDEVESAIRAGSPEKGLATARRVTDLFLSSAGSFDDEQIALFDEVLDRLIGTIELRAIADMGARIALAEISAQLAPVAQAPPSVIRRLASNDEIRIAGPVLQESARLDDGELVKIASAKGEPHLLAIAGRWWLKEIVTDALLARRYPSVSRRLAANPGARVSGNGFALLVAQAEADPELALSVGVRVDLPSELRRGLLRSATDAVRARLLSRAPPHLFEEIQSAIAAIAVGVEREMSGVRDFEGAKRAIAMLKATGQLNEATLLGFARQRRYEETAAALAALSGSTVEVIRPLMQSLRDDGLLVPCKAAQLSWETTTAVLECRFATGAMKPADLARAQGHYARMTQENAKRTLRFWQVRAS, from the coding sequence ATGTCCACGGCCGGGCTATCGATCATCGACGAGGTCGAATCCGCAATTCGCGCGGGCTCGCCGGAAAAGGGCCTTGCGACAGCCCGACGCGTCACCGACCTGTTCCTCTCCTCCGCCGGCAGTTTCGACGACGAGCAGATCGCGCTGTTCGACGAGGTGCTCGATCGCCTGATCGGCACCATCGAGCTGCGCGCGATTGCCGACATGGGCGCTCGCATCGCGCTCGCCGAGATCAGCGCGCAACTGGCGCCGGTGGCTCAAGCGCCGCCCTCCGTGATCCGCCGCCTCGCCAGCAATGACGAGATCCGCATCGCCGGTCCCGTGCTGCAGGAATCCGCCCGCCTCGACGACGGCGAGCTGGTGAAGATCGCCTCGGCCAAGGGCGAGCCGCATCTGCTCGCGATCGCCGGCCGCTGGTGGCTGAAGGAGATCGTCACCGACGCACTGCTGGCGCGCCGCTATCCGAGCGTCAGCCGCAGGCTCGCCGCCAATCCCGGCGCGCGAGTCTCGGGCAACGGATTCGCACTTTTGGTCGCCCAGGCCGAGGCGGATCCCGAGCTTGCCCTCAGCGTCGGCGTCCGCGTCGACCTGCCGTCGGAGCTGCGCCGCGGATTGCTGCGCTCGGCGACCGATGCCGTGCGTGCCCGCCTGTTGTCTCGCGCGCCGCCCCATCTGTTCGAGGAGATCCAGAGCGCGATCGCGGCCATCGCCGTCGGCGTCGAGCGCGAGATGTCCGGTGTCCGCGATTTCGAGGGCGCCAAACGCGCGATTGCCATGCTCAAGGCCACCGGCCAGCTCAATGAGGCCACGTTGCTCGGCTTCGCCAGGCAGCGGCGCTACGAAGAGACCGCAGCCGCCCTGGCGGCGCTGTCCGGATCGACCGTCGAAGTCATTCGTCCACTGATGCAGAGCCTGCGCGACGACGGCCTCCTGGTGCCGTGCAAGGCCGCGCAGCTGAGCTGGGAAACCACCACCGCCGTGCTCGAATGCCGTTTTGCGACCGGCGCGATGAAGCCAGCGGACCTCGCGCGGGCGCAGGGACACTACGCGCGGATGACGCAGGAGAATGCAAAGCGGACGCTGCGGTTCTGGCAGGTGCGGGCGTCGTAG